In Vidua macroura isolate BioBank_ID:100142 chromosome 7, ASM2450914v1, whole genome shotgun sequence, a single genomic region encodes these proteins:
- the LOC128809971 gene encoding uncharacterized protein LOC128809971 produces MTEKMWSLTESLVELLRDADGEIVKITLMVLSFIILDKDTPIPSSFALQLAQAVVLLFDLDNSQVQLLSMLLFRTLLTLPLEKERKTLKSQVCHSLLPLFFHCHDENQRVAEASREMLIRVAEFLNRRDLEKLVKKEKLWIFANCLLAEDRSRAAEHLRRALPYLQSPQEPLREAAVRFMGMAGRSLRGQQGELQLISEALEGMVNDISVSVGSLAIQSLCILKAAEQAPIPMFQRLRDQLRRAWKTRPRLSRLGWLGCWGSVEG; encoded by the exons atg ACCGAAAAAATGTGGAGCCTGACTGAAAGTCTTGTGGAGCTCCTGCGGGATGCAGATGGAGAGATTGTTAAGATAACACTCATGGTACTCAGCTTTATAATCTTGGACAAGGACACGCCAATACCCAGCTCCTTCGCCCTGCAGCTGGCTCAGGCAGTCGTGCTACTCTTTGACCTC GACAATAGCCAGGTACAGCTGCTCTCCATGCTGCTCTTCCGAACACTGCTGACTCTTCCattggaaaaggagagaaagactCTGAAGTCACAAGTGTGCCACAGCCTGCTGCCACTCTTCTTCCACTGCCATGATGAGAATCAGCGTGTGGCAGAG gcttctCGGGAAATGCTGATTCGTGTGGCCGAGTTCCTGAACAGGAGAGATCTTGAGAAACTAGTCAAGAAGGAGAAACTCTGGATTTTCGCCAACTGCCTG ctggcagaggacaggagccgagcggccgagcacctgcgccgggccctgccctacctgcagagcccacaggagcccctgcgagaggcggccgtcaggttcatgg GGATGGCCGGGCGGAGCttgagggggcagcagggagagctccagctgatctctgagg CCCTTGAAGGAATGGTGAATGACATCAGCGTCAGCGTGGGAAGCCTGGCAATTCAATCATTGTGCATactgaaggcagcagagcaggctcccATCCCAATGTTCCAGAGGCTGCGAGATCAGCTGCGCAGGGCATGGAAGACACGGCCTCGTCTGTCGCGGCTCggctggctgggctgctggggctctgtcGAGGGCTGA